The Clostridia bacterium genome segment CCAGCCGCACTGGCTGAAGCGGAAAGGCAATACTAGGGAGCAAACAGCACCATCTTGCCCTTGGCAGCCATCTTCGCAGCCAATTCCTCCACCGGCCCGTACTCCATTACCTGGGCCTGGCAGTGCTGGACGCAGGCCGACTTCTTGC includes the following:
- a CDS encoding oxidoreductase, which translates into the protein KKSACVQHCQAQVMEYGPVEELAAKMAAKGKMVLFAP